In the Desulfobacterales bacterium genome, one interval contains:
- a CDS encoding DUF1329 domain-containing protein, whose protein sequence is MRKAIAAIAALLFIGGALVLTPAAFCEEPAVGTKIGPDNWKQYEKYIPQSLSEQITRGQMTFEVGGDATKFVQPSSGYKRATEQNKGKAKIDANGAMTGWEAGRPFPDIDPKDPMAGFKIAYNLERRYEGDDQSLQAYQLINVDSKGQERYVTGTEYGWMWLSIKGRVDCEPLGEWAPNPKQIWRYNTLAIDFPYDIKGTSRLLIRYLDSAKDDDIWMYIPTMRRIRRMSGAQRQNNFVGTVCTYDDIRTFQGRPMEYDWKLIGEDRVLCAALDGKTPHPKNEKGFWIEPRSMRDCWIVEAVPRDKNYVYTKRLFWIDKECFVPWHENVFDVQGRTWKVCENYNAPIFMGEKADGELVVYEQSFIWLDLLDNTHTLLEYVGWDKDGKQTGKISTGQTREWYTIENIAKRGRRN, encoded by the coding sequence ATGAGAAAAGCAATTGCGGCGATAGCAGCCTTATTATTCATCGGAGGGGCCTTGGTCCTCACGCCGGCGGCTTTCTGTGAAGAACCGGCTGTCGGAACCAAAATCGGGCCGGATAACTGGAAGCAATACGAAAAATATATTCCGCAATCCTTGAGTGAGCAAATTACAAGAGGACAAATGACTTTTGAAGTCGGCGGCGATGCAACGAAATTCGTGCAACCTTCTTCAGGATATAAAAGAGCGACCGAGCAGAACAAGGGCAAAGCCAAAATCGACGCCAACGGCGCAATGACCGGTTGGGAGGCTGGCCGGCCGTTTCCAGATATCGATCCCAAGGATCCCATGGCCGGCTTTAAGATCGCTTACAACCTGGAGAGACGATATGAAGGGGATGACCAGTCTCTTCAAGCCTATCAGTTGATTAACGTCGACTCCAAAGGTCAGGAGCGTTATGTGACCGGAACTGAGTACGGCTGGATGTGGCTTTCGATTAAAGGACGTGTGGACTGCGAACCGCTGGGGGAGTGGGCTCCAAATCCAAAACAAATCTGGCGCTATAACACACTTGCCATTGATTTTCCTTATGACATCAAAGGTACTTCGCGACTGTTGATCCGGTATCTCGATTCTGCAAAAGACGACGATATCTGGATGTACATTCCCACGATGCGCCGCATTCGTCGTATGTCCGGCGCCCAGCGACAGAACAATTTCGTTGGGACGGTTTGTACCTACGATGACATTCGAACGTTTCAGGGTAGACCCATGGAATACGACTGGAAGCTCATTGGGGAAGATCGCGTGTTGTGCGCGGCATTGGACGGAAAAACCCCGCATCCGAAGAACGAAAAAGGGTTTTGGATTGAACCAAGAAGCATGCGGGACTGCTGGATAGTGGAAGCTGTTCCACGCGACAAAAACTATGTGTATACCAAAAGATTATTCTGGATCGACAAGGAATGTTTTGTTCCCTGGCACGAGAATGTTTTTGACGTTCAGGGCCGCACATGGAAGGTCTGTGAGAATTATAATGCGCCTATTTTTATGGGCGAAAAAGCAGATGGTGAATTGGTCGTCTATGAGCAGTCCTTTATCTGGCTGGATCTGCTGGACAATACCCATACGCTGCTGGAGTACGTCGGATGGGATAAGGATGGGAAACAGACCGGTAAGATAAGCACCGGACAGACAAGAGAATGGTACACGATTGAAAATATCGCC